TTTCCCTTCAGAAGTAATTTTAATTCCAGCTGGAGTTCTAATCGCACAAGGAAAAATGTCATTCTCAGTAGTTCTCCTAGTAGCTACTCTTGGATCTTTATTAGGGGCCGCAATAAATTATTTCCTAGCATTTTATTTGGGAAGAAAAACTATAAATATGATTTTAGAAAGATATGGAAAAATATTTTTAATTGACAAACATAAAATTACAAAATCCGAAAATTTTTTTAAAAAACATGGAGAAATCACAACTTTTATTGGAAGATTAATTCCAGTAATAAGGCAATTAATTTCAATACCAGCAGGTTTCTCTAAAATGAATTTTTTCAAATTTAGTCTATATACATCCCTAGGAGCAGGAATTTGGAGTTTAATCTTAATCTATCTAGGAATAATCTTTGCAAACAATCAAAATCTAATAGAAGAAAATTTAACAAAGATTACTCTTTTAGTATCTCTTTTTGCAATATTAATAATAATTACATACATACACTTTCAAAAAAATAAAATTCATAAAAAAAGTAATCATTATGAATAAAAATTAAAAAAGTTCTTCTTGAGGAATATATTTCTCATCAAGTAATTCAACTTCCTTTATTTCATTATTTTCAGAATAAACAAATCTCAATCCAAGGCCAGCTTTAAGAACTGAACTTAAAACAATCATATGTTCAATCCCTGAACCTGAAACTAAATTAAGTCCAACCTCAA
Above is a genomic segment from Candidatus Woesearchaeota archaeon containing:
- a CDS encoding DedA family protein, coding for MIEEIYTQALNFLLVNIFNLGYFGIFLLMTIESSFIPFPSEVILIPAGVLIAQGKMSFSVVLLVATLGSLLGAAINYFLAFYLGRKTINMILERYGKIFLIDKHKITKSENFFKKHGEITTFIGRLIPVIRQLISIPAGFSKMNFFKFSLYTSLGAGIWSLILIYLGIIFANNQNLIEENLTKITLLVSLFAILIIITYIHFQKNKIHKKSNHYE